The genomic region AAAATTCCTCTCTCAGCCTCTTACCGCACAGTATCCGACACGTAGAGGTCCGCATCGCCGGATAAAGAGGTCAATTCGATCACTAAGGGCCCTGTATGGCCAAGCTGCCAATAAGAAAAGTTGCCTGGACCAACTGTCCCGGCAACCATATCTAATAACAACTTGTTCGATGGATCTGGCAAGTAATTGGATAGATGCGATGTTAAGGTGGATATGCTTATAATACCCAGAAGAAATAATATGAATTCACGTCTCATTTTTCATtgaatttacaaatattaaactttattaaaaatacctaaGTACTATAAGACTGACATTGTGTGACAGTGACACTTCAAACATGTGTTCGAAAATTGAACTTATTAAAGTTTGTCACACGGACAGTAGTCTTAAAAGTAAAATCAGTGTCTTTTAAGTCTGTGTGGAGACATGGTCAATGGCTTTGACGGCAGACACGTAAATACCATATTAATTCTTTCAGGCAGCGAGATATTTAATCTTactgttaataatattagaacTGTGCGGTGAATCCAAAATGGGGCATTTTGGATTCCATTCATTTGAAAGTTATGTTTGAAATCCTAGTCAAGAATATATTTCCGTCTTTTTGTTCATACAGCCATTCTTCAACAGGCGCTAAACCGATTTTGGCTACCttacagattaaaaatattaaaaactagctgCGCTCCGCGGTTTTACCTGCGTAAGTTTAGATTCCAAGGGAATATCGGAAAAAAATAAGGAAGGAACCCAAGGGCTACTATTGTGACTTAACAATGATAGTTGCATGATATTACTTCCTTGCTAATTTATTTTAGCAGATAATTAGTAATTCAATCATGTAGTTCAATGATGTAGGTACTCAGAATTAAGGAGATATAGAAGCCGTGTATGTCCTTAATTCTGtgacacgactaatattaaagcatcaaaaagcACTCCACTCCAGTGTTTCTAAAACTGGCGGCTAGTCACTTCATTTTAgaaggtaattattttacctctaaagctctaaacgtttaccataaaatagggaaAATTAGAAAGTTTTCcccgtttttggacacaatgcactgcatacaataatatgGCTGAATGAGGAATCTGTTCTCAATTCAATGACTActacccttctcactgtgggaggagactcgtgctctgtagtggaccgataattagttgatgatgatgataaaaacgcAGCAAGTAATTCCTCCTCAATGGCAGTATTGTGAATTCCTCTCAATACGAAGCTTAGCTTAGCAGTAGTATAATTACGGGGAAGTAAAGTCgccatactttatttttttttgcttcaatttagcccttgactcctagtggtaagttatttatttattaatttattcgtaatcaacagtgttacaataaaaaaatatttacaaagttagtcaagtaggcctaattaataagcacttttgaaacgtcaagtcagtctgtttgtagtgactctaccaccggatcggaaggcagattccactgagaagagccggcaagaaactcagcagattgctcttttccaacatcattttaaagtttaacgcgttgactgctgcctaacattaacaaatacggtacacgagtgcggcaggattacacgctaggcgtgttttcagcactggtgaagcgtattcgaaacaggcgctacgagcatgcggccccacacgcctggcgtgtgtaaacttatcgcgacagctatgcggcctttacgcaacaggtgtgttattacatcactcgttttttctcatttatttattgaataacatgaaaacccaacacttgttgcatttgaatagcaatttgtttttttttgttggataaaatagaataaaacttaaatgtagtcaacacagattttctttttttcataaataattattttgtaaagagctttaaatattacacctggtaggtacactattttactatattcaaaatcgcggcaacgttaacctgtgtgtaacttgtgaatgtcattgacgaatcatgataaataaataagtaaaaaaacagtattaaatacctacttacatacgaatgcggattgccgacaaagaagcaaattgtaaaataatatgcattttaaatataataatccttccagtaaatatacagaaccattgttaaatttacttttaaattcgaaacaatagtaactcattacagagtagtttattggtaccgctggccgcaccgataaGGTTTATTCAAGACGATAAGaaaaataaggatgcggatgcatcgttttgtaattctgtcggtataatggaatgcaaaccgatatttataaaataaattatcgacgataccgataccagtgaaaatagtgcaggcgaactcaggcgtactaatattaaaaaatatactacaaaatattttaaaacaatgcaattatctaggtgggtattatttagtgatcgatggtatatggtactattgttgcaaatatttggttgaaagttatacgtgtgatggtcgattctctcgatggcatgggacttattaagaaaaacactcatgtataatgattagataactcacaaaacaacgaattttaagtaggtatattgtctaatatataataaaacgtgaTTGCGTTGACGTTtaactagtatttaataaaacgcaggtacttgcggtaacgtataacacacttgttgcgtaaaggccgctctaacagtatatttaaacaacacagcgtttgtgtttgccgcactcgcagaacgccggaaaaacacgcccagcgtgttcggccgcatccttgtaggtacatttattttaacacgcctagcgtgttcgagccgcacacgcgttacgtagttttaaaacacaaacgttgtgttttaAGCAGCCAACGTGCACAAACATAAAGCATTTTTGTGAGAGCCGCTGAGAATTTTTAGGTGCTGTGAGTGCAGTGTGAGAATTTATACCTACATTTAATTATTCGATTGCGTGAAAGTTTACTACAATTTATATGGTTTAAAAAGCCATCGATGAAAGTACGGTTTcacagtattgtaactagatggcgctcctgcTATACCatattaacaatctttagaatttttctgttttgtgagggATGAGAGCGGaatggcctgcttccaagcagccttgtcgttaaggaattcatcaatcgtgtagtaaccacgaaccacttaaatctaaggccacaaagattacataaacataacattttgaaatagtacGGTCTccgatttaacataaaaaataattaggtattttgaattaaaaaatatgtaaaagagttaataacataaaagtgtgaacaaGGCGTAAAGGACcaaagaaaactattaagactaatcgatcaaaaacaatcaaataaaaaattattcgtcgcagcatgtgaaaaagcacatatttgtgtgtgcgtgtgttatGTTGCAATcgaagatggtggcgggctaacctgataggagtacggtagtcatacccctaataggtttctacgcgacatcgtaccggaacactgaatcgcttagcggcacgtctttgtcggtaactattcacggcccaagcctcccagacaaaattatattatttctgtcCCCAAGCAGCATTgacgtgttccggtctgaagggcggtTTCCGATATAGTTACAGGCCTATCACGCAAGAGGTTACCACCTTCGCCTCAAGTTAATGGACACAGAGTAGCACGTTTCAGGACGCGTTCTTTCGTCCGGGATGTATTTAACAGGTTTTCCGGGCGTccaacaaagccaacaagagggaagTTTTAGTTTAGAGGGGGGTGTCCCATATAActgacccttgggcaggacggaggtagCAGTAAAGtatttccaccacgacaaaaaggacgcgttccttgcatgccctgcgaagtgttgcttcgATATTCGATACggttttccaatttttttataatttttattagtgtttttacctacactttgaggaattatcaatttaaaatgcatataaaaaatttcggaaccgacaggatttgaacctgtgtccttctggcaatcgcggcccgagcgctttctccaattaagctacggctcgcctaccgtcgatgccgaaataagtataagcctttcacatcagtcttatagcgactgtagcgtcatctagtaggaaacgttagTTTCGAtcaactttttcaaaggtccatattacaatgagacaagtttgaaacaagagatgacacattgcttttttataactccctggcaatcgcggcctaagcgctttctccaattaagccaCGGCTCTCCTACCAGTAACCGAGAGTcacacaggttcaaatcctgtcggttccgaaaatttttatatgcattttaaatttataaaatttatagtgTTTTCCACTTATCAGGTCAGCCATCagcttcaattattactatgaaagCATGTCgtgggaaaaaaaatataacattttattctatatatatatatatattttattattttatatttaaatatcttactatcaattattactataaaagcaTGTCgtgggaaaaaaatataacattttattctatatatatatatatatatatatatatatatatatatatatatatatatatatattttttttattattttatatttaaatatcttattatttatttaattgaacaaaatcagaataaaaaaaaatagtgaattgtaattattaataactcaaaaattgtgactttaggtaggtacatcttatgtaacaataaattaataatttgaagaaTGTAGCATatcatattttttcataatgcATTATTTCTTAGAACTTTTCCgtcatacttactacatacttctgttgttttggcgtaacgttttCCGTACCGAAATCTCTCAATAAGGACATTTTTCGCagattttgcaacatttctcaccGATGATCGTAGCGTGGTCGTGGTAGCTACTGGTCGTATCGCGATATTATATAGCTTAAAGTCGATACtaccaacacaaaaaaaaaacaaacaattcgAAACAGCAGTTCCTGAAATTTCGTTTGTTTTGTTGAACGTGCCGTTCAacaaaacaaactcaaaagctttttttttaatataaaatactacttattgttacttaaatataaaatgtatacatatGCTGTCTCGGACTTTTTATAGGCATTCTCAAGCTCCACTTTTCGATTTCTCAATCACCTTtatcgttaaggcagcgttcgtaaaGAACGTTTTCATTCGACCGTTTTTTCTCAGAGTTACTTTGCAAATCTGACTACTACGCAAAGTTTCGGTttaatatatagcctatggCAATCAGAAATAATATGGCATTATATTagtgaaagaattttcaaaatcggttcagtataatacaaattttacctcttataatataatagtagtatagaaaaaaaggtaaacACTGGTATCAAATTCGATTATTGTCATAACTTTAACGATgtgtattttatcatcatcacaacatAGGTTGCCAATCAGCGAACgagaaaacatagaaaaaaagcCTAACCTTAGATATCCTCGTTTATAAAGTTTGCCCCGCATGAGTTTAGTTCGCTAATCACAATGCTGACAGGTCAACTGCCGGCCAAACACGGCCTGTCTCGTGCTGCATGAGAACCAATCCAATCACGTAATTTGCGATTCAATTCTAGGTGCGCGAGCATATAGATTAATTGGTACCCGTTTCGAATGACTTTGTTAGAAGGGCGACTTCCATGTTTCTTTCGGTCGCTGGTGCCAATCCTTTTGAACCTACCACTAACTAAATTGGCAGATCTAAAATAGTTATGTCACATATGGATTCGTATGTGAGCgaaattcctcataatggttgcctggaagaaatcactataagtgataaggccgcctttgttacacaaatttaattgacctttgttctcttttatttatttttttttgtgtgcaaaaaagtattttttattaactactgagtttcttgccggctcttctcggtagaatctgctttccgaaccggtggtagagtcactaaaaacatacatacttgacgtttcaaaagtgcttatatttaactttttatttgaattagaattttgaatttgaattgattgatttgattgattgatgtcCACAGGAGACATCGTGAAAACGGCagcattaattttatatacgtcaataatttagtttagtttagcgaCTTGAATCTCCTACGTGattgtaataaatgtatactcAATTTTTGTGCCTTCTCTTCTagtgtaaacaatctttttttttagtgtaaagagtgttaagaaaaatatgaaaaaagtgCGTTAAAAAGCAATGGACCTTTGagaaagtagatcgaaactgcaatgtatcctactagatggcgctacagtcgctataagactgatgtgaaaggctaactaattactaatttcggcatcgacggtaggagaggcGTAGCTTAATTGGGAAAGCGCTCAGAGCCGcagattcaaatcctgtcggttccgattatttatatatgcattttaaatttataagtttaaaataaactttacactgtAGAAGAATTGTTTACAATATAAGACAGGCACGTCATATTCATCACGCAGTAGACTGGAAACACTCCTTAACTTTCTTAATTTTAGCCGTTGCCTGACTTTCGGGATTGTGCGCTTTTTCCATATGCTTTTTCAACTCGTGACTCCTAACAAAGCTAGACAGACATAGCGTACACTGAAACCTTGAGCCTTTATTGTGCCTACGTTTCGCATGCTCGGACCTGCGCGATGAAGAAATGAATTTCTCCCCGCAGTCCGGACACTCGTATGGCTTCTCACCCGTGTGCCTGCGTCTATGGTATACGGCGGCCATTTTGGAAACCAATTTCGCGCCACAAATATCACATTCGAAATTTCGAACACGCGTATGCACGACCGTGTGTTCAGCCAATCGCGCTGGAGTATAAAACCTCTTTCCGCACCATTGACACTGATGAGGTCTTATATCCATATGGATCCATAGTATATGATTTTTCAACTGTGGTCGCGAGTGATAGGTTTTTTTGCAATAATCGCATGTAAAAGTGGCCGGATCTCGAATGTTCGAGCGGCGACTTCTTGGTATAGTTTTTAAATCAGGTTTTGCGTTGGGTTCACATTTCGCCCTGTGTTCCCTATAGCACCCTCTATTTGTGAATTGCACTCCGCATCTTCTACAAGTTCTAACGTTATGCATTTGGGAATGCACCTCGAATGAATTGCTCCTTTGGAAAGTCCTGCCGCAGTCGTTACAAGTGAATTTCCCGGGTCCGTGACACTTTTTTGAATGCTTCCTTCTGTCTAATTCACTTTTGAATAGCATTGGGCATTCTGGACATAATAACATTTCCGTTTTGTGGATATCGGATAAGTGGTCCCTCATTTCTTGCCCACGTACCACCATTACACCGCACAGCCAACATGCTTCTTTCTGACCACTATTACGTAAATGTATATTAAGGTAATAGGGGCTTGAAAATGTCTTTCCACAGTCTTCACATTCGCAGGACGGCCCTGCCCGAGGTAGTCTCGGTTTCCTTTCTACGATAAGCGGCTTCTTTTTGAAGCGATTAGACAAGTGGTGCGCCAAATCTTTCGGACTACCCTCAAAATTGTTGACACTTTGGAGAAGCAAATTCTCCTTAATCATAGCGTAGAACGAGTGGTGGGTATTTAAGGGGAGCATGCTTTCTACGGAATTGACGCAATTGTTCCATAGTTTTTGGGAATTTCTCGCGAACAGGCGGAATTCGTATGCCATAGTCGCGACGTGGGTACAAGATATGCACAGCAGCTGAGGAATTATTTGCTCTTCTCCTATCTGCAACAAGAGAGAATTGATTCACAGGTAACAAGATTTACGAGACactttatactaaaaatatttctgtacaCAAATTGCTAAACGAAAGAAAACAATGTCATAGTCAAACACAGTCATTTTTTTCTCATAAATTTAACAGCTAGTCGATTTATATTCGAGCAGAAGATAGCTCTGCTTTTTGTttcttcaaaattcatttatttccagtaggcctaatataagcaattttgaaacgtcaagtctgtctgtttgtaatgactctaccaccatttcgaaaggcagattctaccaagaagaagtaggcaagaaactcagaagttgctcttttccaacatcaacaattaacatcttacattttaaaattcatttttctattttgtgagaggtgaaagcggagccggatgcttccaagcaaccttatgttttgaatttaaacgtgtgtacttatgtacacgcgttagaagttttacttctttagcgttacaagataaaaatctctttaaaaaatttatcttacACCTTATTccacgtttgtagagaaaaagatagaaaaaaaggtattttatacattgaaagttttattataacgcaactATCTCactatcggaccaccaagtttcactgaccattaaaattttagatttttgtacaattgaattgaaaaaaacaaattgaaactcTTCTCACTccgtttcgcaactaccttcatcctgttaaaattgAGTAACCATGttcgcgcgcatttcgttacatcgtataatttcacttccatgattttttcctagcGCCGCCAACAACGGGAACAATAATTCCTCTCGAGAGATTCGGTTTAAGTTACGCCAAAATAATGTGCGACGTAATGTTTTCTCCTTGAAAGTTCCACAAACTCCGCGACATTATATGCATCTTTTTAGGTTGAcccaaacgcggacaaagttgcTCCCGCATTCCGTAACACCAACCAAGCTGGCAAATCCAACTATTTTACTTGTTTATACATTTTCAAAATGTGCGGCTATATAGTGTTTTCTTAATTCGTACGGCCTTATGAAGCTGACGGCACATTTTTCGCACTTGTGAACCGCTCCACCAATCTTGTGCCTCCTTTTTATGTGGTCCAGCCTTCTTGAAGCTGAGAGGAACCTATCACCACAGTCGTCGCACTTGTAGGGTTTTTCCCCGGAATGTATCCTTTGGTGCATGTGATAACCGAGGGATGACCTCAACTTAGCGCCGCAATAACACTGGTATATCTTGCGCTCCTTGGTATGAATCAGTTCATGTGACTTATGGTGGTTCTTAGTGGCACTGCGCTTTCCACATATCATACATATGTAAGGCAGTACGTTTAAATGCTTCTGTATTATGTGGATTCTTAGTGATGGTTTTTTAGTGTACGTCTTGCCGCAGATATCGCATTCATAGATCCCTTCAACTTCGTTGTATTGTTTCGCTACTGTGCAATGTTCTTTGTGGTACACAAAGCATTTGCGATTCTCGAATCCTTTATTACAGTTGGTGCAGTTGAATAAAGTATGGGAGTACATGTGAGCGCGTAAGGATCTCTCGCTCCTGAAACCATACTTGCAAATGCTGCATTGTGGCAGATTGAATTTGTGCAGTTCCTTATGATTGTCCAAACTAGATTGGTCTTCGAAATATTGGTGACAAACTTTGCAGTGATGCACGAATTTCCCGTGAACGTTTCCCAAATGTTTGGGCAACCCTTGCCTTGGTACAATCTTACCGCACACAGTGCAAGCGCCTTTGGCCATGTTAGCCAAATGCTGGCTCAAATATTGGGGGAGAGAAAACACTTTTCCGCAAATATAGCATTTGTTTTGATAGAGAAATTTCGACTGGTTAgggtttttttgtttcttgcGTTCCCGTTTTCTATCTGACCTTATAATGTTGTTAAGTCGGTCGGCAGTTTCTGCTAAATTGTCAGTTTTGGCTCCGCCGCCTGAGAAGACAACGCCTTCCTTATTGAAACTTATGTAAAACATTTTGTCTTCAGCACACGGTGTCAGAGAgcctatgtttttatttaaaattgttgttGCAACTCTCCATTTTTTATCAGAACTGCTGCATAACGCTTTGAAGTGCCACACGTTTAACGCACTGTTGGTGCAGTCGCTGCACAGACCCCCGGGCAGTTCAGTCTCCAGCAAGACCTGAAACCACGGGACCAATGAGTCTTCATCCTTCTTCTCTCATTTCTTATACAAAATTGTCTTTTGAGTTAAACAGATCATAATCGACCTTGGGATCAACTGCATTCTGTTTGAGGCTCGAAGAGGCATAAAATACGGAGTAGTAGGGAGGTCAGAGTGCGTGTTTAGACGCGTCACGGGCAGTATTGACTAGACCtactaataatctaataaaaaaaattcgaagACTGTCCCAAGTGAAATGTAGAAAGTTGATATGTATAGATTATATAAGTTGTACTtagtattcctttttatatagtaggaAAAAAAGTACCAtttattttctccattttacttggcaccgacttaaaaatgtcgTAGAAAcgatttatttcttgcttttcagTTGTATAACAGACgcggttcttttttgtcaaaattaatttttgtctaTTTAGCGGGTAGATTTGCAATCATAACTAACTTACAGTAGCCGAACGTCAAATGCTTATCttattatctacaaaatattgcttttcccgaagccgaGTCGCTATTGTGACGACCTTAAATTGCATACCTACTGTATACCACAATCGAAGCTCaaccagtgtaatacttattaatgtgtatttccggtggccatccgtggtcttcaACATgagtttcacttgaccaaatggtgctttgCGATAGCAAATGCTTAttatcacatcaatccattaccggcccacattGAGATGGGATAaggcaccacgctggcccagagcggattggtgaactccacacaccattgagaacattatgtacgactctcaggcacgcaggtttcctcgcgacgctttccttcaccgttgaagcaagtgatattttaattacaaataacgCATATAACTaggagtgctgggattcgtactcggctcccagaaagtgaagtcgagttcctacccaatgcgctatcaccgcaatgttactttaaatatattccAATCCTAAAGGTGTCCCTATAATATATGAAGAGTTCCTTAAAAAGATCTTGACCTGATAAAAATGGGACAACaggataatttttcaaatcggttcatacatagcagagttctgagctaacaaacaaaaaaaacatccgaaCTTTCTCTTTCTTCCTTCTTATTTTAAGTcgtctaaaaaattaataaaaaactaaatatcttTTCCTCCTGCTGTGAATTGATGATTTTTAAAGTCAACGTTAAACATAAGCTACAAACGCGCACAGCAGAACGACTCTTTTCTTCTATCTGGTGGTGGTGTTGGTGTGTGTCGGGAGTGTCCtcatgtttgatgaaaatcggtccaagatggctgccgacACAAACTGGCGGATTGCATATTGTTTCACAACTcccttaatatgggtatcaaatgaaagagcttcACTAGTTGAATAATGTACACATTATGCTTTCGggaataagtaataaaaattaacgaaactttgggattttttttaaatttcaaatataattatttttcatcaaaCAATTAAAGCGCACGAATCCAAAATTATTCGATAAGCAACAAGAccctaaatattaacaaattaaggcacaataaacatttattaatttcgaCGCCCtctataaattttataccaGGATATCAACAAATATTGCAATAGTATTTGTTCGTATTTTAGATAGAAAACACATTCATTTGTTCTGCAACATTAAACAcgtaaaataaagaagaaaagagGTGGAAGTAAAAAATGGGTAGAAATTGAACTAAATTACAACAAATCCTAACACAAATGCACCCAAATGCCGCGGACAACAATGGTCGCGACTCAGCATAGCACTAtagagttttaaataataatcttagcGCCGCTCACTATTTAAGCACCTTGGGatgtgtcccgcccattgccacttcagcttcgcgactcgctgagctacgtCGGTGACTATAGTTCTTCAACGGATTtcttcatttctgattcgaACAGGTATACTTTTTCTGTGACTTTGCAGTAAACAACAGAAGAATCAGTCTTCGTCATCACAGTTTGGTTCATTAAACACTTTGAACATGATAGATTTTTCCGGTTTCTTATGTGGAAAAGGGATTCGTTGGTGCATCCTGCTATGATGTAATAAACCGCGACACGATCCAAACTTAACGTGGCACTCGCTGCACTCAAACTGCAATGTCTCGtcgtttttatttgtatgcgaAGAGTTCATGTGCTTTTTCAACCTGTACGGTAGGCGGAATTTGGCTGGACAGAGTTTACAGCCATGTTTTAAGACATGACATGGCTCTTTATGTACCTTCCGCATGTGTTCCGATCGTCTGGACGACGCGCTGAAGGTCTCCTTACAGATTTTACAAGCGTAAGGCCGTTCCCCAGTATGCAATCTCAAATGCTGGACAAAACCAAGCTTAGTTTTGAGAACTATACCGCAATGTTCGCACGTGAAGGACAGATCGATTTCGTGTTTCTTTAAATGCTCCGTCATATGAGCAGTCGCGAGGGACTTGCCGCAGTACGCGCACGGACGGTGTGTGTTTTTCATATGCACTATTTGTATATGTGCTGCCACGTACTTCTTTTTGGCAAACTTTTTACCACAATAGTCGCATACGCACTCCCCCCCGTCGGTGCTACCGCGTGCGCCTACACCAATGAATATTTTAGTACTCTTATTTTCAGCATCTACCCTCatatttgtgtttgtttcatCTACATCGCAGCAGTTTTTAACGTGATACATATAGCAGGTCTGGTTACGGAATATCTTATCGCAGCTAGGGCAAGTTTTTTGTCTGTGTACAGATATGTGAGCATAAAATGCATGGGATGTTTGGAAAGATTGTCCACAATCTATACATGTACAGGCGCCGCGTGAATGGGCTTTCGTTGTATGCTTGTTATATGCATTATTTGTTAGCAGCAATGCGGGGCACTTCTTGCAATCGTACACCTTTATATTGTGCACATCAACAATATGGGAGACTAGTTCATCGCGTGACATTATCTCACTGCATATATGACACGCTCGTTTCATATCTATCGACCCCTTCATATGGTGATACAGTTTTAATGGGTGTTGAAACGTTTTATCGCAATTTGGACACTGTGCCACTTTGGCACTTGCTGTTTTTGTGTCCAATTGTGCCGTCAAATGTTTCTTCAACTGTCCGGTTGGTGTGTCTAagttaaaatcatcatcaatgGCGTGACATTGATCTTTGACTGCTACATTCCAATCACAATTGTTTTTGGATATATCCTCTTGCAGTTTTCTATCTTTTTCTAATTGCTTTAGATGTTTCGTCAATCTCTCGGAAACTTTATCCAATTTTAGCTCATCTTTATCGTTTAGAgttattatcttattattatcgTCAATCATAGCgataattgttttctttttttcagtGTCCTGTGATGGTAGGTCGTATAAAAGTTGCAGAATCACGTCCCATTTTCTGGACATCTGTCTGCACATTGACCTGAAGTTAGCGGCGTTCACAGCGCAGGTGAAGCATTCCATGCACAATCCGGCTGGCAGGTCACCCTCCAGCGGTACCTGCAACCAGCGCTCTAGTCAAACGGTCACAGTTTTTACGTCTTATAAAAATTACGATTGACGACGACGAtgcaattaaaacattttgggTAGGATTAATCTAGGATGTTCACAGAGAAAATCTACTAGTATCCAAGTCATACATTTCagatttcaatattatttgtgaggcacgcatttgtttgtataaatattataataatttctttacattttaaaaactgtatgtacctacattcttgtgaataaaattattattaaattgtaattgaCAAAATTTAGTAGATGGC from Pararge aegeria chromosome 26, ilParAegt1.1, whole genome shotgun sequence harbors:
- the LOC120635252 gene encoding zinc finger protein 729-like; protein product: MSRQVDVKALVSHVIRGDGVNKCRICMGDTSEGQVYLSDTVLMEGDKPVTLSELLEVVTGIQVPLEGDLPAGLCMECFTCAVNAANFRSMCRQMSRKWDVILQLLYDLPSQDTEKKKTIIAMIDDNNKIITLNDKDELKLDKVSERLTKHLKQLEKDRKLQEDISKNNCDWNVAVKDQCHAIDDDFNLDTPTGQLKKHLTAQLDTKTASAKVAQCPNCDKTFQHPLKLYHHMKGSIDMKRACHICSEIMSRDELVSHIVDVHNIKVYDCKKCPALLLTNNAYNKHTTKAHSRGACTCIDCGQSFQTSHAFYAHISVHRQKTCPSCDKIFRNQTCYMYHVKNCCDVDETNTNMRVDAENKSTKIFIGVGARGSTDGGECVCDYCGKKFAKKKYVAAHIQIVHMKNTHRPCAYCGKSLATAHMTEHLKKHEIDLSFTCEHCGIVLKTKLGFVQHLRLHTGERPYACKICKETFSASSRRSEHMRKVHKEPCHVLKHGCKLCPAKFRLPYRLKKHMNSSHTNKNDETLQFECSECHVKFGSCRGLLHHSRMHQRIPFPHKKPEKSIMFKVFNEVLLETELPGGLCSDCTNSALNVWHFKALCSSSDKKWRVATTILNKNIGSLTPCAEDKMFYISFNKEGVVFSGGGAKTDNLAETADRLNNIIRSDRKRERKKQKNPNQSKFLYQNKCYICGKVFSLPQYLSQHLANMAKGACTVCGKIVPRQGLPKHLGNVHGKFVHHCKVCHQYFEDQSSLDNHKELHKFNLPQCSICKYGFRSERSLRAHMYSHTLFNCTNCNKGFENRKCFVYHKEHCTVAKQYNEVEGIYECDICGKTYTKKPSLRIHIIQKHLNVLPYICMICGKRSATKNHHKSHELIHTKERKIYQCYCGAKLRSSLGYHMHQRIHSGEKPYKCDDCGDRFLSASRRLDHIKRRHKIGGAVHKCEKCAVSFIREEQIIPQLLCISCTHVATMAYEFRLFARNSQKLWNNCVNSVESMLPLNTHHSFYAMIKENLLLQSVNNFEGSPKDLAHHLSNRFKKKPLIVERKPRLPRAGPSCECEDCGKTFSSPYYLNIHLRNSGQKEACWLCGVMVVRGQEMRDHLSDIHKTEMLLCPECPMLFKSELDRRKHSKKCHGPGKFTCNDCGRTFQRSNSFEVHSQMHNVRTCRRCGVQFTNRGCYREHRAKCEPNAKPDLKTIPRSRRSNIRDPATFTCDYCKKTYHSRPQLKNHILWIHMDIRPHQCQWCGKRFYTPARLAEHTVVHTRVRNFECDICGAKLVSKMAAVYHRRRHTGEKPYECPDCGEKFISSSRRSEHAKRRHNKGSRFQCTLCLSSFVRSHELKKHMEKAHNPESQATAKIKKVKECFQSTA